The following coding sequences lie in one Leptospira inadai serovar Lyme str. 10 genomic window:
- the leuC gene encoding 3-isopropylmalate dehydratase large subunit: MNPRTLYDKIWEQHSVISGQDEESLLFVDRHLLHEVTSAQAFEALRKKGRNVKYPRLTLAVIDHNISTKDRRNKDAAGPVSRIQMDTIERNCREFGIELYGWENPDQGIVHVLAPELGFTLPGTVVVCGDSHTSTHGAFGALAFGIGTSEVEHVLVTQTLRQRKAKSMLVKLNGKLSAGITSKDIALALIGKIGTNGGQGYVMEYSGGAIKELSMEARMTLCNMSIEAGARAGLIAPDEITFEYLNGQDFSPKGESFIQALEYWKTLYSDSEEAFDEIVEMNISQIEPQVTWGTNPSQTVSISGIVPNPNSFTDTTRKETAEKAIQYMGLTPEMKISEIQIDKVFIGSCTNSRIEDLRAAAILAKGRTVHPNVKAIVVPGSGRVKRQAESEGLDRIFLEAGFEWREPGCSLCLAMNDDVLRVGERCASTSNRNFEGRQGRGGRTHLVSPIMAVGAAVTGKFTDIREWKEI; encoded by the coding sequence ATGAACCCCAGAACTCTATACGATAAAATTTGGGAGCAGCACTCGGTCATTTCCGGTCAAGACGAGGAATCCTTGCTCTTTGTGGACAGGCATCTGCTGCATGAAGTGACTTCCGCACAAGCGTTCGAGGCGTTGCGTAAAAAGGGAAGAAATGTGAAATACCCTAGGTTAACCCTCGCCGTGATCGACCATAATATTTCAACAAAAGACAGACGCAATAAAGACGCTGCCGGTCCGGTCTCAAGGATCCAAATGGATACGATCGAACGCAACTGTCGGGAATTCGGAATCGAATTGTATGGTTGGGAGAATCCTGACCAAGGGATCGTTCATGTTCTTGCTCCGGAACTCGGATTTACGTTACCCGGAACCGTAGTCGTTTGCGGCGATTCTCATACTTCTACCCACGGAGCCTTTGGAGCCCTCGCGTTCGGCATCGGAACCAGTGAGGTGGAGCACGTCCTGGTCACACAAACTTTGAGGCAAAGAAAGGCAAAATCGATGCTGGTAAAACTGAACGGCAAACTAAGCGCAGGTATTACCTCCAAGGATATAGCTCTCGCCTTGATCGGTAAAATCGGAACGAACGGGGGCCAAGGTTACGTCATGGAATATTCCGGAGGCGCAATAAAGGAACTTTCGATGGAAGCGAGAATGACTCTTTGCAATATGAGCATAGAAGCCGGTGCTCGTGCAGGTTTAATCGCGCCCGATGAAATTACATTCGAATATTTGAATGGACAGGATTTTTCCCCCAAAGGCGAATCGTTCATTCAAGCTCTTGAATATTGGAAAACCTTATATTCCGACTCGGAGGAAGCCTTCGACGAAATCGTAGAGATGAACATTTCGCAAATCGAGCCTCAAGTTACCTGGGGAACGAATCCTTCTCAAACCGTATCCATCTCGGGGATCGTCCCGAATCCGAATTCCTTTACGGATACTACTCGAAAGGAAACGGCGGAGAAAGCGATTCAGTATATGGGATTGACTCCCGAAATGAAAATTAGCGAAATCCAAATCGACAAAGTTTTCATCGGATCCTGTACCAATTCCAGAATCGAAGACCTTCGGGCGGCCGCAATCTTGGCGAAAGGTAGAACCGTACACCCTAACGTGAAAGCGATCGTCGTTCCCGGATCGGGACGAGTCAAACGGCAGGCCGAGTCCGAAGGTTTGGATCGAATTTTCTTAGAGGCCGGTTTTGAATGGAGAGAACCGGGCTGCTCCCTTTGCTTAGCGATGAACGACGACGTTCTTCGAGTCGGGGAACGATGTGCGTCCACATCAAATAGAAATTTCGAAGGAAGACAAGGCCGGGGAGGACGCACGCATCTTGTCAGTCCGATAATGGCGGTCGGTGCCGCTGTAACCGGAAAATTTACGGACATTCGGGAGTGGAAAGAAATATGA
- the leuD gene encoding 3-isopropylmalate dehydratase small subunit, which yields MKAWTKHTGVIAPLYRADIDTDQILPKQFMKKIDRTGFGRHLFHDWRYSDPNGEIPNGEFILNKPDYREASILLTGPNFGCGSSREHAPWALSDFGIRVIIAPSFADIFSINCPKNGIALVVLNEREISLLQEWVRSVPKATATVDLGERRIGFGGTEAEFSLDENSVRRIRNGWDDIDLTLKDFRLISRFEDRYFQERSYLRPFR from the coding sequence ATGAAAGCATGGACTAAACATACCGGAGTTATCGCGCCTCTTTATAGAGCCGATATCGATACGGATCAAATTTTGCCTAAACAATTCATGAAAAAAATCGATCGAACGGGTTTCGGACGACACCTTTTCCATGATTGGAGATATTCGGATCCGAACGGCGAGATTCCTAACGGAGAATTCATATTAAATAAACCTGATTATAGGGAGGCAAGTATCCTATTGACCGGGCCGAATTTCGGATGCGGTTCCAGCAGGGAACATGCACCTTGGGCACTCTCCGATTTCGGAATTAGAGTGATTATTGCACCCTCGTTCGCGGATATTTTCTCCATCAATTGTCCGAAGAACGGAATCGCCTTAGTAGTGTTAAACGAACGAGAGATTTCATTATTGCAAGAATGGGTACGATCCGTTCCGAAAGCTACTGCGACCGTGGATCTAGGCGAGCGAAGGATCGGATTCGGCGGGACGGAAGCGGAATTTTCCCTGGATGAAAATTCGGTACGGAGAATTCGAAACGGATGGGATGATATCGACTTAACTCTGAAAGATTTCCGACTTATCTCTCGGTTCGAAGATCGGTATTTTCAGGAACGATCCTATTTAAGACCCTTCCGTTAA